The sequence AAGGCACCCCGTCCCACCATACAGGCGTCGCAGCGGAACATGTTTTTCAGCCTCGCCACATCGGAGCCCTTACGGATGTCTCCATTACCGATGACGGGAATCGACAGCCTTTCCTTTACCCGCCCGATCATATGCCAGTCGGCCGCCCCGGAAAAACCCTGATCCGCCGTTCTGCCATGAACGATGACGGCGTCCACCCCGCAATCCTCCGCCATAGCCGCAACCTCGAGGACGTTGACGGCATTCCGGCTCCAACCCAGGCGCATCTTGACGGTCAGGGGTACGCGGACGGCGGGTCTGACCGCGCGCAGGATCCTCTTTATCAGGTCGGGCGTTTTCATCAGGGCCGCACCGGCTCCCCCCCGCACCACCTTGCGGACCGGACAGCCCATATTGATATCGACAAGATTCGCCCCCTGCGCCTCGACGATCCTCGCCGCTTCCGCCAGGGTCCCCGGATCCGAGCCGAACAGTTGCACCCCGAGGGGCCGGTCTCCGGCGGCGGAATCAAGATAACGGCGGCTTTTCATCGCCCCCTGAACCAGGCCCATAGCGCTGATCATCTCCGTGAAGGCGAGATCGCAGCCGTGTGTCCGGGCGATCATTCGGAAAGGAAGGTTGGTGATCCCCGCCATGGGCGCCAGAAAGACGCCGTCCGCAAGTTCCAGGGTTCCGATTTTCAATAACGTCCCCGCCCCTCCAAAATAAGCCGGTATTCCTCGGCCTCCTTCAGTTCCCCCGGCGTATTGATCCCCATGACGGAACGGCTGTCCTCAGCCACACAGGCATGGACCACCAGACCTTCCCGGTTCGCCAGTTCAACGATATCCGTAAGATAGTATTCCTTTTGCGTGTTGTCATCGGCAATTTGATGGACCGCCGCAAACAGGAAGGAAGCCTTCGCAAGGTAAATCCCCGCGTTTATTTCCCGGATGCTCTTTTCTTCATCCGTCGCATCCCGTTCTTCGACTATTCTTTTCGGTACTCCCGCCTCGTCCCTGACGATCCGTCCATATCCCCGGGGTTCCTCCATCCGGGCGGTCAAAACCGACACGACGGCGCCCGATGCCCCGTGTTCATGGCGAAAGCGCCTCACCGTTTCAAGGGACAGGAAGGGTACATCGCCGCAGAGGATCAGCACATCGCCCCTGTAGCCCTCGTAAGCGTCCCGGGCCTG is a genomic window of Deltaproteobacteria bacterium containing:
- a CDS encoding NTP transferase domain-containing protein, whose translation is MTEQKKEPLKTLILAAGKGSRMGSDLPKVLHQIGGRPILDYVVRLAREVGTEEVVVIVGHRGDLVREAFSGRGLVFMEQRELLGTGHAVLQARDAYEGYRGDVLILCGDVPFLSLETVRRFRHEHGASGAVVSVLTARMEEPRGYGRIVRDEAGVPKRIVEERDATDEEKSIREINAGIYLAKASFLFAAVHQIADDNTQKEYYLTDIVELANREGLVVHACVAEDSRSVMGINTPGELKEAEEYRLILEGRGRY
- a CDS encoding tRNA-dihydrouridine synthase family protein; this translates as MKIGTLELADGVFLAPMAGITNLPFRMIARTHGCDLAFTEMISAMGLVQGAMKSRRYLDSAAGDRPLGVQLFGSDPGTLAEAARIVEAQGANLVDINMGCPVRKVVRGGAGAALMKTPDLIKRILRAVRPAVRVPLTVKMRLGWSRNAVNVLEVAAMAEDCGVDAVIVHGRTADQGFSGAADWHMIGRVKERLSIPVIGNGDIRKGSDVARLKNMFRCDACMVGRGA